A part of Paenarthrobacter sp. A20 genomic DNA contains:
- a CDS encoding chitobiase/beta-hexosaminidase C-terminal domain-containing protein, with protein sequence MDTRNRSVLQLGLACLAFAGRSRTSHKTPRRIALSKAGEGRQRHKLTAVLATASLATAALTGVLTAGPAFADQARQTVATGLTKAAGTLVDPDGRLWVSDARAGFCRVTEASGATAGGLETDTCLGGTLTGHDNGPALAGTPAMIDPSPANHGDGDEVAFIPDAAVGSSDVVRALWNPDNGVFEYNGALTIFDGDLRPNAVSDGPDGNIYLSFANARSIVKIVDPTALHPSIESIASVNSSSLSLAATHRNSAGNVVVYVAETTGLTVFTAPEDGVLTNFVPAPLYNVGKPTAIYYDWQSPLVLYTGTGVGTTTADAGKDTISRIDLSTDTVDNQWALGFSKVGGLTMRDGKLLVMEDPGQLDPAKPAERGRMLTLGGVVPSIVSGPTAANGTQAANPAFTNDSTPTFTVASTPPGGALECSLQLSTATPVWQVCSGGTFTPSTALASGAYTFSVRAAPSGLPVSRTFTVDLAAPSAPVITSPAAGATVNGAPVLGVTSDPDSTLSCSVDSTTTFTACANGHVFNLTTAGQHVLRVRATDMAGNVSTLASVTVTADLTAPQVSISSPAEGATVGISPSFTFTSTSTDIAGFRCKLGSNAYTACTSPKAYTNVPSGPVTFTVEARDNAGNTSTAARNVTVFAPDTAPPVVSVDPAGGTYGAGKTIALSVNEAATIYVTTNGTTPTTSSPVYSGPIPLTSMTLKYFARDTAGNSSAVVTQTYVLDNTAPTLTVTPGAGGYASGQLVTMSSSEPGSIFYTTDGTNPATTVSGTTKAYTAAFALTATTTVKALAVDASGNVSAVTTRAYTVLDTTPPVVTVTPPAGSYPANQQITLTANEAGSSIYFTTNGTNPTATAANKYSSAITLTAAMTLKYFAVDTSNNSSGIVSQAYTVTAPPANTWKDYTGDAKNDVVARDNGGTLWLYPGNGSGGWLTQRSLGTGWNSLNAIVPTKDFNGDGRSDVLARDANGVLWLYPGNGSGGLQARVQAGTGWAGMTLILAPGDFSGDGKADVLARNSAGVLWLYRGNGTGGFTSSAQVGTGWNAMNAILSTGDFNGDSKTDVLARDTSGILWLYPGNGTGGWLSRVQVGSGWSGMTAILGPGDFNGDGKNDVLARDAGGNLFLYPGNGTSGWLSRSQVGWGWGGFTSLP encoded by the coding sequence GTGGACACGCGCAATCGCAGTGTTCTTCAGCTTGGTTTGGCATGTCTTGCCTTCGCCGGTCGCTCAAGAACCTCTCATAAGACTCCCCGCCGCATTGCACTCAGCAAGGCGGGCGAAGGACGGCAACGCCACAAACTGACGGCAGTTCTGGCCACTGCCAGCCTTGCGACGGCGGCACTCACCGGCGTCCTGACAGCGGGCCCGGCCTTCGCGGACCAAGCACGCCAGACAGTGGCCACAGGTCTGACCAAAGCCGCAGGAACATTGGTGGACCCGGACGGACGCCTGTGGGTTTCCGACGCTCGGGCAGGGTTCTGCCGCGTGACGGAGGCTTCGGGCGCAACCGCGGGGGGCCTCGAAACGGACACCTGCCTCGGTGGAACCCTGACTGGTCACGACAACGGCCCGGCCTTGGCCGGAACGCCCGCCATGATCGATCCGTCCCCTGCCAACCACGGCGATGGTGACGAAGTGGCCTTCATTCCGGATGCCGCCGTCGGAAGTTCCGACGTCGTACGGGCCCTGTGGAATCCTGACAATGGCGTATTCGAGTACAACGGCGCGCTAACCATCTTCGACGGCGACCTGAGGCCAAATGCCGTCAGCGACGGCCCCGACGGCAACATCTACCTGTCGTTTGCCAACGCCCGGTCAATCGTCAAAATCGTGGATCCCACGGCCCTCCATCCGAGCATCGAATCCATCGCTTCGGTCAACTCCAGCTCCCTCAGCCTGGCTGCCACGCACCGCAACAGTGCGGGCAACGTAGTGGTGTATGTCGCAGAAACCACAGGGTTGACGGTGTTTACGGCACCCGAAGACGGTGTACTGACCAACTTCGTCCCAGCGCCGCTCTATAACGTCGGCAAGCCGACAGCCATCTACTACGACTGGCAGTCGCCCCTCGTCCTCTACACAGGAACCGGGGTCGGAACCACCACAGCCGATGCCGGGAAGGACACCATCTCCCGCATCGACCTGAGTACGGACACCGTGGACAACCAGTGGGCCCTGGGCTTCAGCAAGGTCGGCGGCCTGACCATGCGGGACGGCAAACTCCTGGTCATGGAAGACCCGGGACAATTGGATCCTGCCAAGCCCGCTGAGCGCGGAAGGATGCTCACCCTGGGTGGCGTTGTACCTTCCATCGTCAGCGGTCCGACGGCGGCAAATGGAACCCAAGCGGCCAACCCGGCGTTCACCAACGACTCCACGCCAACGTTCACTGTTGCTTCAACGCCGCCGGGCGGCGCCCTTGAGTGCAGCCTCCAGTTGAGCACGGCGACGCCGGTCTGGCAGGTATGCTCCGGCGGCACCTTCACGCCGTCAACGGCTTTGGCCAGCGGCGCTTACACGTTCTCGGTGAGGGCAGCTCCATCAGGCCTTCCCGTATCGCGGACTTTCACAGTCGACCTGGCCGCACCCAGCGCACCGGTGATCACCTCACCCGCGGCGGGGGCAACCGTCAACGGCGCGCCGGTCCTCGGCGTCACCTCCGATCCCGATTCGACGTTGTCCTGCTCAGTCGATTCCACGACAACGTTCACCGCCTGCGCCAACGGGCACGTTTTCAATCTCACTACCGCGGGGCAACACGTCCTGCGGGTCCGAGCCACGGACATGGCCGGCAACGTCAGCACACTTGCGTCGGTAACCGTAACCGCCGACCTGACCGCGCCCCAGGTATCCATCAGTTCACCCGCGGAAGGCGCAACTGTCGGCATCTCGCCATCCTTCACCTTCACCTCCACCTCCACGGACATTGCAGGATTCAGGTGCAAGCTCGGCTCCAACGCCTACACGGCCTGCACATCTCCCAAGGCCTACACGAACGTTCCAAGTGGTCCTGTGACCTTCACGGTGGAAGCCAGGGACAACGCAGGCAACACTTCCACGGCTGCAAGGAACGTGACTGTCTTCGCTCCTGACACAGCCCCTCCCGTCGTATCCGTGGATCCGGCCGGAGGAACGTACGGTGCCGGCAAGACCATTGCCTTGTCAGTCAATGAAGCGGCCACCATCTACGTCACAACCAATGGCACGACGCCGACTACATCGAGTCCGGTTTATTCGGGCCCGATCCCCTTGACGTCGATGACCCTGAAGTACTTCGCGCGGGACACCGCAGGAAATTCATCGGCAGTGGTCACGCAGACGTACGTGCTGGACAACACGGCTCCGACCCTGACCGTCACTCCCGGGGCAGGGGGCTATGCCTCAGGACAACTGGTCACGATGTCTTCCAGTGAACCGGGAAGCATCTTCTACACAACAGACGGGACAAACCCCGCAACTACCGTTTCGGGAACCACCAAGGCCTACACTGCGGCGTTTGCGTTGACTGCCACCACCACCGTAAAGGCCTTGGCCGTGGATGCTTCCGGAAACGTCTCGGCCGTCACCACGCGCGCCTACACGGTTCTGGATACCACTCCTCCGGTGGTAACTGTGACACCACCCGCTGGCAGCTACCCCGCCAATCAGCAGATCACCCTCACCGCCAACGAAGCTGGATCCAGCATCTACTTCACCACCAACGGAACGAACCCCACCGCCACAGCGGCCAACAAGTACTCCTCAGCGATCACGCTGACGGCAGCCATGACGCTGAAGTATTTCGCGGTGGACACCTCCAACAACAGTTCGGGCATCGTCAGCCAGGCCTACACCGTGACAGCCCCACCGGCGAATACCTGGAAGGACTACACCGGTGATGCAAAGAACGACGTCGTGGCACGCGACAACGGCGGCACGCTGTGGCTGTATCCGGGCAACGGATCCGGGGGTTGGTTGACCCAACGCTCCCTGGGAACCGGCTGGAACTCGCTGAATGCCATCGTTCCCACGAAGGACTTCAACGGGGACGGACGCAGCGACGTCCTGGCCCGGGATGCGAATGGTGTTCTCTGGCTTTACCCGGGCAATGGATCCGGTGGCCTCCAGGCACGCGTCCAGGCGGGGACCGGCTGGGCCGGAATGACGCTCATCCTGGCGCCAGGCGACTTCAGCGGTGACGGCAAGGCCGATGTCCTCGCAAGAAACTCGGCAGGCGTCCTGTGGCTCTACCGCGGCAATGGCACAGGCGGCTTCACCTCAAGCGCCCAAGTTGGTACGGGTTGGAATGCCATGAATGCGATCCTGAGTACCGGCGACTTCAACGGCGACAGCAAGACCGATGTCCTGGCCAGGGACACCTCAGGAATCCTCTGGCTGTATCCAGGCAACGGCACGGGTGGTTGGCTTAGCCGGGTCCAGGTTGGGAGCGGCTGGAGCGGGATGACGGCCATCCTCGGACCGGGCGACTTCAACGGTGACGGCAAGAACGATGTCCTCGCCCGTGACGCCGGTGGCAACTTGTTCCTGTACCCCGGCAACGGAACATCCGGATGGCTCTCCCGAAGCCAGGTCGGCTGGGGTTGGGGAGGATTCACGTCCCTTCCATAG